In one window of Xiphophorus hellerii strain 12219 chromosome 23, Xiphophorus_hellerii-4.1, whole genome shotgun sequence DNA:
- the kdm3b gene encoding LOW QUALITY PROTEIN: lysine-specific demethylase 3B (The sequence of the model RefSeq protein was modified relative to this genomic sequence to represent the inferred CDS: deleted 1 base in 1 codon) yields the protein MGDSLELIGKRLILLLDDSRPANGSETEQPAWARDWLRGTVRAVSVIGLAAPEGSEGGEATTTSTAAGLTVFLEFENGSQRCSWVQVYGDGVKAVLVEDSVVWVSPSDSMRVSAVPGPTTPWPALAFRSLVDRVGLGSLVPVEYFGTKNFEFLPDDKAFQRFEADKDMRHPVLLEQPSLLSAFSSWHTDFKLQEIFRKGSFPIQGRRVRVYQPEFEDCWAFGYVSQHDLISHVMEITLDKGKEKQMVDPRVIHVMLAEEEPGNNGQRKKDSEAMKGDGRRRRTASEDGDDLNLKRFKGAGNSEAGTQNCGDSCKTPEEGVGIWAGDSERVSSSTKNGNPSEGTSPPESVSSPNTNSLIHLDHSNASSPLYPALVKENGRLFSPQGAADSTSNTSHPPNPPPLKPAPSPFSTTSFPSLGQMPVLVHGAPAPKASPSPQPDREDASQSAFSKTAALVSPGPVTISWSQDSRPSVSLSSSMGFSSKAPTWGGQTEGSKTTPSFRLSQATPTAPVFGDVASQTNGAPTTTTASHDTTKPFGFGFSGAKNETRPPQDQNLFFQCMTQNSGTSSNLTTGQTQTKDTNYFTAVSESLSKEPVTLFMPAASTEGLKKPEQPKVPEAHPLGNGAFNIPSAFQGASAGARGPGLTIGGLGMASGAQSAIKNNNNNNGTAEGSLGIQSSFNSSDIHQNIFLQASKESTNPFLAYGDKNSASPFVGLSGTEPQTLGVSVDNKPKLFTMAEPPKGILSSFTAPSAAASVSSSTTTMPPQTLQSEMAMTKKDQEVVEMPPSTSGCLMMGSSSSGEMKETALLFDQSQPQKFSLEDRSQSSKRDSDSSTNSDLSDLSENEEGLEKDQIPPGLALPAKDGSIQQKSKVQVAPKSRPRNKSFKVGQSVLKDQSKVRRLKQSGESFLQDGSCISVAPHLHKCRECRLERYRKYRTTEDDSEDEDDPNVACRFFHFRRLAFTRKGILRVEGFLSPQQSDAMAMGLWLPAPAVQEGLDLDTSKYILANVGDQFCQLVMSEKEAMMMVEPHQKVAWKRAVRGVREMCDVCETTLFNIHWVCRKCGFGVCLDCYRLRRNRPREDVDETPEDEVFSWLKCAKGQPHEPQNLMPTQIIPGTALYNIGDMVHAARGKWGIKANCPCASRHTKSLVRPTAPNGISQQSTSSSGGGLTVLSGAGTTPKPEAETSVIKTESMQTATPSDSGGGGTVGSTSNSVISTSTPCIVTQSSAKDTRPSGEGNSSALHWLADLATQKAKDDTKESGSLRAMMSRESRPPFGLDSLSALSKPPASSPKLFNSLLLGPSITQSKPEGSSLRDLLNSGPGKLSQGPGESSVPFPSVFTSSSSDKMKSSLPNFLDHIIASVVETKKAEGRRSVTSEGGELGVLGARKDGVMGLSVLEPHTSHSWLCDGRLLCLQDPSNSNNWKIFRECWKQGQPVLVSGIHKRLKSELWRPEAFSEEFGNQDVDLVNCRNCSIISDVKVRDFWDGFETISSECKKRLQDNDGRPMVLKLKDWPPGEDFRDMMPTRFDDLMDNLPLPEYTKRDGRLNLASRLPNFFVRPDLGPKMYNAYGLISTEDRKVGTTNLHLDVSDAVNVMVYVGIPHGEENQEQEAENSGYQEVMTTIEEGDVDDMTKRRVHEGKEKPGALWHIYAAKDAEKIRELLRKVGEEQGQENPPDHDPIHDQSWYLDQGLRRRLYEEYGVQGWAIVQFLGDAVFIPAGAPHQVHNLYSCIKVAEDFVSPEHVRHCFRLTQEFRHLSTTHTNHEDKLQVKNIIYHAVKDAVGTLKAHEPKLARP from the exons GTATTTCTTGAATTCGAAAACGGATCGCAGCGATGTTCGTGGGTGCAGGTGTATGGCGACGGAGTGAAAGCCGTGTTGGTCGAAGACTCGGTCGTTTGGGTCAGCCCCAGTGACAGTATGAGGGTCAGTGCAGTTCCAGGACCAACAACGCCTTGGCCGGCTCTG GCTTTCCGCTCGCTGGTGGACAGAGTGGGTTTAGGATCACTGGTTCCTGTGGAGTATTTTGGAACAaagaattttgagtttttgccaGATGACAAAGCTTTCCAGAGATTTGAG gcTGATAAGGACATGAGACACCCCGTGTTGTTGGAGCAACCATCTCTGCTGTCAGCCTTCTCCAGCTGGCACACTGACTTTAAACTGCAGGAGATCTTCAGGAAGG GCTCGTTCCCCATCCAAGGACGCAGAGTCCGCGTGTACCAGCCTGAGTTTGAAGATTGCTGGGCTTTTGGATATGTCTCACAGCACGATCTCATCTCACATGTTATGGAGATTACGCTGGATAAG GGAAAAGAGAAGCAGATGGTAGATCCTCGTGTGATACATGTCATGCTAGCAGAAGAGGAG CCTGGTAACAATGGACAACGAAAGAAGGACAGTGAAGCAATGAAGGGAGACGGACGCAGACGTAGGACTGCCTCAGAGGATGGTGACGATTTGAACTTGAAACGGTTTAAAGGAGCAGGAAACTCTGAAGCAGGAACTCAAAACTGTGGGGATTCCTGCAAAACTCCAGAGGAAGGCGTTGGGATCTGGGCCGGAGACTCTGAAAGAGTCAGCAGCTCCACCAAAAACGGAAACCCCTCAGAGGGAACCTCTCCTCCAGAAAGCGTATCCTCTCCCAACACAAACTCCTTGATTCACTTGGACCACTCTAATGCTTCTTCGCCTCTGTATCCTGCCCTTGTCAAAGAAAATGGGCGCCTATTCTCTCCACAAGGAGCAGCAGACTCAACCAGCAACACTTCTCATCCTCCCAACCCTCCCCCTCTCAAACCAGCCCCTTCCCCTTTCTCTACCACATCTTTTCCCTCACTGGGGCAAATGCCAGTCCTGGTCCATGGTGCTCCAGCCCCAAAGGCTTCTCCATCCCCCCAGCCAGACCGAGAGGATGCCTCCCAGTCGGCTTTCTCTAAAACTGCTGCTCTTGTTTCCCCCGGGCCCGTCACCATTTCTTGGTCACAGGACAGCAGACCCAGTGTTTCTCTGTCTTCGTCGATGGGGTTCAGTTCTAAAGCTCCCACCTGGGGAGGCCAGACAGAG gGTTCTAAAACAACACCTAGTTTCCGTTTGTCTCAAGCGACCCCCACGGCTCCAGTATTTGGAGATGTTGCTTCCCAAACCAACGGCGCTCCCACCACTACCACAGCTTCCCACGACACCACCAAGCCTTTCGGCTTCGGCTTCAGTGGAGCCAAGAACGAGACCCGACCTCCGCAGGACCAGAACCTCTTTTTTCAGTGCATGACCCAGAATTCTGGCACCAGCTCCAATCTGACAACCGGTCAGACTCAAACTAAGGACACTAATTACTTCACTGCTGTGTCTGAGAGTCTGAGTAAAGAGCCAGTGACTCTTTTCATGCCTGCAGCCTCTACTGAAGGGCTGAAGAAGCCTGAGCAGCCCAAAGTGCCTGAGGCCCATCCTTTGGGAAATGGTGCTTTCAACATACCATCAGCCTTCCAGGGCGCATCTGCAGGTGCACGGGGCCCTGGCCTAACGATTGGTGGTCTTGGGATGGCCTCTGGAGCCCAAAGTGCTATtaagaacaacaacaataataatggaACTGCTGAAGGGAGTTTAGGGATACAGTCCAGTTTTAACTCCTCAGATATTCAtcagaacatttttctgcagGCCTCTAAAGAGTCTACTAAT CCTTTTCTGGCTTATGGGGACAAAAACTCTGCATCACCTTTTGTTGGCCTCTCTGGGACAGAGCCACAAACTCTGGGTGTTTCTGTGGACAATAAGCCTAAGCTGTTCACTATGGCCGAACCACCTAAAGGCATTCTGTCCAGCTTCACAGCACCCTCAGCTGCAGCTTCAGTCAGCTCTTCCACCACAACAATGCCACCTCAGACTCTGCAGAGTGAGATGGCCATGACAAAGAAGGACCAAGAAGTCGTAGAGATGCCACCCTCTACATCAGGTTGTCTGATGATGGGAAGTAGCAGCTCTGGAGAAATGAAGGAAACGGCTCTATTGTTTGACCAGAGTCAGCCACAGAAGTTTAGCCTCGAAGACCGAAGCCAGTCATCCAAGCGCGACTCTGATTCCAGCACCAACAGCGACCTGTCGGACCTCAGCGAGAACGAGGAGGGCCTGGAGAAAGATCAGATCCCCCCAGGGCTTGCTCTTCCTGCTAAGGATGGATCCATCCAGCAAAAATCTAAAGTCCAGGTGGCTCCCAAGAGCCGTCCGCGTAACAAATCTTTTAAAG TGGGCCAGTCTGTACTGAAAGACCAGAGCAAAGTGCGCCGTCTGAAGCAGTCAGGTGAGTCCTTCCTCCAGGATGGCTCCTGCATTAGCGTGGCTCCTCACTTGCACAAGTGCCGTGAGTGTCGCCTGGAACGTTATCGGAAGTACCGAACCACGGAGGATGACAGCGAGGATGAAGATGACCCGAATGTGGCCTGCCGTTTCTTCCACTTCAGGAG GTTGGCTTTCACACGTAAAGGTATACTGCGTGTGGAAGGCTTCCTCAGTCCTCAGCAGAGCGATGCCATGGCGATGGGTCTCTGGTTACCTGCCCCAGCGGTCCAAGAAGGCCTCGACCTCGACACATCTAAGTACATCCTGGCCAACGTGGGAGACCAGTTCTGCCAGTTGGTGATGTCTGAGAAGGAGGCCATGATGATGGTGGAACCTCACC AGAAAGTGGCGTGGAAACGTGCCGTGCGAGGTGTTCGAGAAATGTGCGACGTATGCGAGACAACCTTGTTTAACATCCACTGGGTCTGCCGCAAGTGTGGCTTTGGAGTGTGTTTGGACTGCTATCGGCTCCGCAGGAACAGGCCAAGAGAAG ATGTGGATGAAACCCCAGAAGACGAGGTTTTCTCTTGGTTAAAGTGTGCCAAAGGCCAACCTCATGAGCCTCAAAACCTCATGCCAACGCAAATTATACCAGGAACAG CTCTTTATAATATAGGTGACATGGTGCATGCAGCAAGGGGCAAGTGGGGTATTAAAGCCAACTGCCCCTGTGCTAGTCGACATACAAAGTCACTAGTCCGCCCTACTGCCCCCAATGGGATTTCACAG cagTCTACATCCAGCAGCGGAGGTGGCCTTACAGTTTTATCTGGTGCTGGCACTACTCCAAAACCAGAGGCAGAAACGTCAGTAATCAAAACGGAGAGCATGCAGACGGCAACACCTTCAGACAGCGGGGGTGGGGGAACTGTGGGTAGTACCAGTAACTCTGTTATTAGTACATCCACTCCCTGTATTGTCACACAGTCCTCTGCCAAGGACACCCGTCCATCAGGAGAGGGCAACAGTTCTGCTCTGCACTGGCTTGCAGACCTGGCCACACAGAAAGCCAAGGATGACACCAAGG AATCCGGCTCACTTCGCGCCATGATGAGTAGAGAAAGTCGGCCTCCCTTTGGGCTGGACTCGCTTAGTGCCCTTTCAAAGCCGCCTGCTTCCAGTCCGAAGCTCTTCAACAGCTTGTTGCTCGGACCAAGCATAACCCAGTCCAAACCAGAGGGGTCGAGCCTCCGTGACCTGCTCAACTCTGGACCGGGAAAGCTGTCTCAGGGGCCTGGAGAGAGCAGTGTGCCGTTCCCCTCTGTTTTTACCTCATCAAGT AGTGACAAGATGAAGAGCAGCCTACCAAACTTCCTGGATCACATCATCGCCTCTGTTGTGGAGACCAAGAAAGCAGAGGGCCGGCGCTCTGTGACCTCCGAAGGTGGCGAACTTGGAGTGCTGGGAGCCCGTAAAGACGGCGTAATGGGTCTTAGTGTTTTGGAACCACATACCTCACACTCTTGGCTCTGTGATGGGCGACTCCTCTGCCTGCAGGATCCTAGCAACAGCAACAACTGGAAGATCTTCAGAGAGTGCTGGAAGCAGGGACAG CCTGTGTTGGTGTCAGGAATACATAAACGGCTAAAATCCGAACTGTGGCGGCCCGAGGCATTCAGTGAGGAGTTTGGGAACCAGGATGTAGATCTGGTCAACTGTAGAAACTGTTCCATCATTTCTGATGTAAAGGTGCGAGACTTCTGGGACGGCTTTGAGACGATCTCCAGTGAGTGCAAAA AACGACTGCAGGACAACGATGGCAGACCAATGGTGTTGAAACTAAAGGACTGGCCTCCAGGTGAAGACTTCAGAGACATGATGCCCACAAG GTTTGATGATTTGATGGACAATCTTCCTTTGCCCGAGTACACAAAAAGAGACGGCCGTCTGAATCTCGCTTCACGGTTGCCCAACTTTTTCGTGCGTCCTGACCTTGGACCAAAGATGTACAATGCCTATG GCTTAATTTCAACTGAGGACAGGAAGGTCGGAACCACTAACCTCCATCTGGATGTGTCTGATGCTGTCAACGTCATGGTGTATGTCGGCATTCCTCATGGAGAAGAAAACCAGGAGCAAG AGGCGGAAAACTCTGGATACCAAG AGGTCATGACCACCATTGAGGAGGGCGATGTGGACGACATGACAAAGAGACGGGTACACGAGGGGAAAGAGAAACCCGGAGCTCTCTGGCACATCTACGCAGCCAAGGATGCCGAGAAGATCCGTGAATTACTCCGCAAG GTGGGAGAAGAGCAGGGTCAAGAGAACCCTCCAGACCACGACCCTATTCATGACCAGAGCTGGTACCTGGACCAGGGGCTCCGGCGCCGATTGTACGAGGAGTACGGCGTCCAGGGGTGGGCCATCGTACAGTTCCTAGGCGATGCTGTGTTTATCCCTGCTGGAGCGCCACACCAG GTACACAACCTGTACAGCTGTATCAAGGTGGCGGAGGACTTTGTGTCTCCTGAGCACGTGAGGCACTGCTTCAGGCTGACGCAGGAGTTCAGACACCTTTCTACGACTCACACAAACCACGAAGACAAGCTACAG GTGAAGAACATCATCTATCACGCAGTGAAGGATGCCGTCGGGACACTGAAGGCTCACGAACCTAAACTAGCTCGCCCTTAG